The window CAGCAAAAAACATTGTGGTTGTTGGTGCAGGATATATCGGTGTGGAGCTTGTTGAGGCTTTTAAGGCACTTGGGAAAAATGTTTCATTGATAGATGGAATGGATAGGATACTTAGCAGGTATCTTGACAAGGAGTTTACAGATGTAGCTGAGAAGGCACTTAAAGAGCATGGCATTGATATTATGCTCAATGAAAAAATTGTTGGATTTGAAGGTAATGATGGTAAGGTTTCAAAAGTTTTGACCGATAAGAGTTCATATGAAGCTGACATGGTTATATTGTCAATAGGCTTCAGACCAAATACCGGTTTATTTAAAGGAAAGCTTGAAATGCTTCCTAATGGTGCCATTATTGTAGATGAATATATGAGAACCAGCAGGGAAGGTGTATTTGCCGCAGGAGACAGCTGTGCAATAGTGTATAATCCTACGGGCAGGCATGAATATATTCCATTAGCTACAAATGCGGTGCGTATGGGAACACTAATAGCAAAAAATATTAACGGTCCTGTATTAAAGTATATGGGAACCCAGGGTACTTCGGGCATTAAGATTATAGATTACAACATAGCTTCCACCGGAATAACGGAGGAATCTGCAAAAGCAGCGGGTATAGAGATTGAAACGTCAACGCTTATAGATAACTACAGACCTGAGTTTATGCCTGATTATGAATCGTTACAGCTCAAGGTTGTTTTTGAAAAGGATTCAAGGGTCATAATAGGGGCACAGATTTTATCCAAGTACGACCTTACTCAGTCAATCAATACCCTATCTGTTTGTATACAGAAGAAGATGACAATAGATGAGCTGGCTTTTGTAGACTTTTTCTTCCAGCCCCATTACAACAAACCGTGGAATTATCTTAATTCAGTAGGGTTAAATGCTTTAAAATAAAATCATAGATGTCTGATTATTATATCGACTTTGGTATATATCTTAATTCATTAAAAAGTGATTTTGCTACAAAATGACGATTCGTTATTTT is drawn from Pseudobacteroides sp. and contains these coding sequences:
- a CDS encoding FAD-dependent oxidoreductase, with the protein product MKVIVIGCTHAGTASILNLRKADPKVEITVYERNSTISFLSCGIALYVGGVINDPQGLFYCSPEKLEDLGVATKMKHDVKNVNFDKKSVTVYNMDTGEEFEDTYDKLIITTGSWPVVPDIQGIDLENILLSKNYDHSNMIIEKAKTAKNIVVVGAGYIGVELVEAFKALGKNVSLIDGMDRILSRYLDKEFTDVAEKALKEHGIDIMLNEKIVGFEGNDGKVSKVLTDKSSYEADMVILSIGFRPNTGLFKGKLEMLPNGAIIVDEYMRTSREGVFAAGDSCAIVYNPTGRHEYIPLATNAVRMGTLIAKNINGPVLKYMGTQGTSGIKIIDYNIASTGITEESAKAAGIEIETSTLIDNYRPEFMPDYESLQLKVVFEKDSRVIIGAQILSKYDLTQSINTLSVCIQKKMTIDELAFVDFFFQPHYNKPWNYLNSVGLNALK